One window from the genome of Streptomyces sp. WZ-12 encodes:
- a CDS encoding FG-GAP repeat domain-containing protein produces the protein MGFRSGRKRGRALTQIATATLAATLLGAMGGTAAADSPAPVPAPLQNIQPQTLKLTVPWAGKGKAPNALQSRMAATALSTSGAVNAPSFHFSGVMGNGDLYQQLPSGNGFEPRTRVAPGWDIFKAAQNVDRDKDGFADGLYTWDGDGNLRFTSPKNDFETETSLIGGGWNIYDKVLSPGDLGGNPESDIMAIDKAGMMYVYLSYSDGRLTGRTEIGGGWDQYTQIAGQGDLTGDGKAEIVARDKSGVLWLYKGTGNWKAPFEPRQKIGSGWNAYDYLLSTGDVNGDGKTDLLARTTSGDLILYKGNGNTPDPFDKPVKVGWSYGAYQLMF, from the coding sequence GTGGGTTTCCGTTCCGGCCGTAAGCGTGGCCGTGCACTCACCCAGATCGCCACCGCGACGCTCGCAGCAACCCTGCTGGGGGCGATGGGGGGAACCGCAGCCGCCGACAGCCCCGCCCCCGTTCCGGCGCCTTTGCAGAACATTCAGCCCCAGACGTTGAAGCTGACCGTCCCCTGGGCTGGCAAGGGGAAGGCTCCGAACGCCCTTCAGAGCCGCATGGCAGCGACCGCGCTCAGCACCTCGGGGGCGGTGAACGCGCCGTCCTTCCACTTCTCGGGCGTGATGGGCAACGGTGACCTCTACCAGCAGTTGCCGAGCGGCAACGGGTTCGAGCCGCGGACTCGTGTGGCACCCGGCTGGGACATCTTCAAGGCCGCGCAGAACGTCGACCGCGACAAGGACGGTTTCGCCGACGGGCTCTACACCTGGGACGGTGACGGCAATCTGCGCTTCACCTCCCCGAAGAACGACTTCGAGACCGAGACCAGTCTCATCGGCGGGGGCTGGAACATCTACGACAAGGTCCTCTCCCCCGGTGACCTCGGCGGTAACCCAGAGTCCGACATCATGGCCATCGACAAAGCAGGCATGATGTACGTCTATCTCTCGTATTCCGACGGCCGGTTGACCGGGCGCACCGAGATCGGCGGCGGCTGGGACCAGTACACCCAGATAGCCGGCCAGGGCGATCTCACCGGCGACGGTAAGGCCGAAATCGTCGCTCGCGACAAGTCGGGAGTCCTGTGGCTTTACAAGGGCACTGGCAACTGGAAGGCCCCCTTTGAGCCCCGCCAGAAGATCGGCAGCGGCTGGAACGCATACGACTACTTGCTCTCCACCGGCGATGTGAACGGCGACGGCAAGACCGACCTTCTCGCCCGTACCACCAGTGGCGACCTGATCCTGTACAAGGGCAACGGCAACACCCCGGACCCGTTTGACAAGCCCGTCAAGGTCGGCTGGAGCTACGGCGCTTACCAATTGATGTTCTGA
- a CDS encoding AbfB domain-containing protein: MDKSRTNSAGMQRVIKRGIVTATALAAVTGVAAPVSFAAPTGSVARAAGIGTSDEQRVDAAAVVHLDPSPDVLLLSDGDFIHALWQKARDAGDSLQAVRMAAEEVMMVGTSAEDQARFITTGIHNAYEVDKQREKDRADADRAARAAKQRALITVGMPVSSELLGLSDDNFVRAIMNHPVIGKEVKDAAARALAGNAAAWQEFITTGAREAHQRDVTQELKEKAEKEAEELRRKEELKYRKATLALFETRFKVTFSDAALDLSDDDLIRELLRLTPADEQRSELYAAAQRAILSPDPAAWKEFLHTGAPQANKRDYDNILKKQAEANRKQALQIQARAEKTGVHPGLVAAAKKALAGSDVDVTEFLMKGQHRATRQSFQAISANLSGWYIRQSDADKGEAFLAPVSGKGKQADREDATWDIKPALTGQPGCYSFESVRKPGYYLMQKSFRVRMAADDTSSAFRKDATWCARKGLTNSGTSFESASQPGRWLRQFQGDLYAADKSGKNRYEAEKDFAQDATWKISAPLAR; the protein is encoded by the coding sequence ATGGACAAGAGCCGCACCAACTCCGCAGGAATGCAGAGGGTCATCAAGCGCGGGATCGTGACCGCCACCGCGCTGGCCGCGGTCACCGGCGTGGCCGCGCCGGTTTCCTTCGCAGCGCCGACGGGCTCGGTTGCCCGGGCAGCAGGTATCGGTACCAGTGACGAGCAACGCGTGGACGCCGCGGCCGTGGTCCACCTCGACCCGAGCCCGGACGTGCTGCTCCTGAGCGACGGCGACTTCATCCACGCGCTGTGGCAGAAGGCCAGGGACGCCGGCGACTCGCTGCAGGCAGTGCGTATGGCGGCCGAGGAGGTGATGATGGTCGGCACCTCAGCCGAGGACCAGGCGCGGTTCATTACCACCGGTATCCACAATGCTTATGAGGTCGACAAGCAGCGGGAGAAGGACCGAGCCGACGCCGACCGCGCCGCTCGGGCTGCCAAGCAGCGGGCACTGATAACGGTCGGCATGCCGGTCAGCTCGGAACTCCTGGGCCTCAGTGACGACAATTTTGTCCGCGCGATCATGAACCACCCGGTGATCGGCAAGGAGGTCAAGGACGCGGCCGCCCGTGCATTGGCCGGTAACGCCGCTGCTTGGCAGGAGTTCATCACCACCGGTGCGCGCGAAGCCCACCAGCGGGACGTGACACAGGAGTTGAAGGAAAAGGCGGAGAAGGAGGCCGAGGAACTTCGACGCAAAGAGGAGCTGAAGTACCGCAAGGCCACCCTGGCGCTGTTCGAGACGCGGTTCAAAGTCACGTTCTCGGACGCCGCGCTCGATCTCAGCGACGACGATCTCATCCGTGAACTCCTGCGGCTTACCCCGGCCGACGAACAGCGCTCCGAGCTCTACGCCGCGGCGCAGCGGGCGATACTCAGCCCCGACCCGGCCGCTTGGAAGGAGTTCCTGCACACCGGTGCTCCCCAGGCCAACAAGCGCGACTACGACAACATCCTGAAGAAGCAGGCCGAGGCCAACCGGAAGCAGGCGCTGCAGATTCAAGCCCGCGCGGAGAAGACCGGGGTCCACCCGGGCCTGGTCGCCGCGGCGAAGAAGGCTCTGGCCGGAAGCGACGTAGACGTCACCGAGTTCCTCATGAAGGGGCAGCACCGGGCGACACGACAGTCCTTCCAGGCGATCAGCGCCAACCTGAGTGGCTGGTACATCCGCCAGTCCGACGCTGACAAGGGCGAGGCGTTCCTCGCCCCCGTCAGCGGCAAGGGCAAGCAGGCGGACCGCGAAGATGCCACCTGGGACATCAAGCCCGCCCTCACCGGCCAACCCGGTTGCTACTCCTTCGAGTCGGTGCGCAAGCCCGGTTACTACCTGATGCAGAAGAGCTTCCGGGTGCGAATGGCCGCCGACGACACCAGCTCGGCGTTCCGCAAGGACGCCACCTGGTGCGCCCGCAAGGGCCTGACGAACTCGGGCACGTCGTTTGAGTCGGCGAGCCAACCGGGGCGCTGGCTGCGGCAGTTCCAGGGTGACCTCTACGCGGCCGACAAGAGCGGTAAGAACCGCTATGAGGCCGAAAAGGACTTCGCCCAGGACGCCACCTGGAAGATCTCCGCCCCGCTCGCGCGCTGA
- a CDS encoding RICIN domain-containing protein — translation MSRITRAALAIGAGVAALAGSVTTAHADTDTPRAAVQTSVVQLQAAHSGKCLTIADGSFRNGANAVQSTCTDGADSQLFELVPTGSATFEVRAKHSGKCLEVENSGTQAGANVQQWWCVDGSQMRWRLVMVDVTKELYELRPMHTDLRCLDIKDSSLKDGANAQSWYCNSTAAQRWQLKPAGA, via the coding sequence ATGTCCCGGATCACCCGAGCCGCGCTGGCCATCGGCGCCGGCGTCGCCGCGCTGGCCGGCAGTGTCACCACCGCACACGCCGATACGGACACGCCCCGCGCCGCCGTTCAGACATCCGTCGTGCAACTGCAGGCGGCGCACAGCGGCAAGTGCCTCACCATCGCAGACGGCAGCTTCCGCAACGGTGCCAACGCCGTGCAGTCGACGTGCACGGACGGTGCGGACAGTCAGCTCTTCGAGCTGGTCCCCACCGGTTCGGCGACCTTCGAGGTGCGGGCCAAGCACAGCGGCAAGTGCCTTGAGGTGGAGAACAGTGGCACCCAGGCCGGCGCCAACGTCCAGCAGTGGTGGTGCGTGGATGGCAGCCAGATGCGTTGGCGTCTGGTGATGGTCGACGTCACCAAGGAGCTCTACGAGCTGCGGCCCATGCACACGGACCTGCGCTGTCTGGACATCAAGGACAGCAGTCTCAAGGACGGCGCCAACGCCCAGAGCTGGTACTGCAACAGCACCGCCGCGCAGCGCTGGCAGCTCAAGCCAGCCGGAGCCTGA
- a CDS encoding RICIN domain-containing protein, protein MSRTIRAALAVACSIAALAAGTATAHASADDAANKAFEAAREAAKKAQTAKDAASDKGDTVRLQLPETGKCLGIDSASKDNGAAALQWTCNEGQAQQWRAIPTVDSSFVLRNEHSGKCLEVENSGTQAGARIQQWGCSGGGAQLRWRMVLVDPVSKLFQLRPMHTPDRCLDIDHGKKDDGVKAQQWYCNQTAAQLWRVLPVK, encoded by the coding sequence ATGTCTCGGACAATCCGCGCGGCCCTGGCCGTCGCCTGCAGCATCGCTGCCTTGGCCGCCGGCACCGCCACCGCCCACGCGAGCGCGGACGACGCTGCCAACAAGGCCTTCGAAGCCGCCCGTGAGGCCGCGAAGAAGGCCCAGACCGCCAAGGACGCCGCCTCGGACAAGGGCGACACTGTCCGGCTGCAGCTCCCGGAGACCGGCAAGTGCCTTGGCATCGACTCCGCCAGCAAGGACAACGGCGCTGCCGCGCTGCAGTGGACCTGCAACGAGGGCCAGGCACAACAGTGGCGCGCCATACCCACCGTCGACTCGTCCTTCGTGCTGCGCAACGAGCACAGCGGCAAGTGCCTTGAGGTGGAAAACAGCGGCACCCAGGCCGGTGCCCGTATCCAGCAGTGGGGCTGTAGCGGTGGTGGGGCCCAACTGCGTTGGCGGATGGTCCTGGTCGATCCGGTCAGCAAGCTCTTCCAACTGCGCCCCATGCACACCCCCGATCGCTGCCTGGACATCGACCACGGCAAGAAGGACGACGGCGTCAAGGCCCAGCAGTGGTACTGCAACCAGACCGCGGCACAGCTGTGGCGGGTCCTGCCGGTCAAGTGA
- a CDS encoding ALF repeat-containing protein, whose protein sequence is MTVLSLDQRNESSVSERATVSRKLWVAQAVAAGLLAGGIAGVTVAPAWADAPVPAVVSTGQSTEPSADPATLAKAAAAEEARNYVLRLAKSRLPAEIRTSAWNALRNSRGDEAIAEWIAPGGGYDYAKKRLRDTRARNKAFCERVVQTHTVGFSPEVRAAAARALKGTDADRAAFVKTGYAQAQQRDRATREANEQHRLEVAAKDREFVRALAENDPGAQVRVAAQWALRPGATDTDVAEFFGYGWVTGATLDLEEHRLRTADAEQVRHQALSRLIEQAETAEAAVKGAADTAKARAEAERAWRAVAEHAGAAQKAWQAEQAAAMAQAENWKKVAQLAKDAADEIWKNIADPAEATEESWAKEQADAVETAKFWQDMYDRAQAAESRVKG, encoded by the coding sequence GTGACCGTGCTGTCGCTGGATCAACGCAATGAATCTTCTGTTTCTGAAAGGGCGACTGTGAGCCGTAAGTTGTGGGTCGCGCAGGCGGTGGCGGCCGGCCTGCTGGCCGGTGGGATCGCTGGTGTGACGGTGGCTCCCGCCTGGGCCGACGCCCCGGTGCCCGCCGTCGTTTCGACCGGTCAGTCGACGGAACCGTCGGCTGACCCGGCCACGTTGGCCAAGGCCGCAGCGGCCGAGGAGGCGCGCAACTACGTGCTGCGGCTGGCGAAGTCGCGTCTGCCGGCCGAGATTCGCACCTCGGCGTGGAACGCGCTGCGCAACTCCCGTGGGGATGAGGCGATCGCGGAGTGGATAGCACCCGGCGGCGGCTATGACTATGCCAAGAAGCGGCTGCGGGACACCCGGGCGCGCAACAAGGCCTTCTGCGAACGGGTCGTGCAAACCCATACCGTCGGATTCTCTCCCGAGGTGCGCGCCGCGGCCGCTCGCGCCCTGAAGGGCACGGACGCCGACCGCGCCGCCTTCGTCAAGACGGGGTACGCCCAGGCGCAGCAGCGTGACCGGGCCACCCGCGAGGCGAACGAGCAGCACAGGCTGGAAGTTGCCGCCAAGGACCGGGAGTTCGTGCGCGCGCTTGCCGAGAACGACCCGGGCGCGCAGGTGCGGGTCGCGGCCCAGTGGGCGCTGCGGCCCGGTGCGACCGACACGGACGTCGCCGAGTTCTTCGGTTACGGCTGGGTGACTGGCGCGACGTTGGACCTGGAGGAACACCGGCTGCGGACCGCGGACGCCGAGCAGGTCCGGCACCAGGCCCTGTCCCGTCTGATCGAGCAGGCGGAGACGGCCGAGGCCGCGGTCAAGGGCGCGGCTGACACGGCGAAGGCGCGGGCCGAGGCCGAGCGGGCCTGGCGGGCGGTTGCCGAGCACGCGGGTGCCGCGCAGAAGGCGTGGCAGGCCGAGCAGGCCGCGGCCATGGCCCAGGCGGAGAACTGGAAGAAGGTCGCCCAGCTCGCCAAGGATGCCGCGGACGAGATCTGGAAGAACATCGCCGATCCAGCCGAGGCCACCGAAGAGAGTTGGGCCAAGGAACAGGCGGACGCGGTCGAGACGGCCAAGTTCTGGCAGGACATGTACGACCGCGCCCAAGCCGCTGAAAGCCGCGTCAAGGGCTGA
- a CDS encoding polymorphic toxin-type HINT domain-containing protein: MTTTVVVTLLGGMTSQATAATTERAHNAAQKADFAQAVSALDRLAATLPKSSATQAAAPRSELDRISAERDRQLVEDFAEFDEEDEVREAAKKALESDDPNAIREFLEHGEAEARQRAKDKKDGSDAANRKKIEAMRGTGGPTFNAEVERVLGPKATAKDREDFLAFGAEIARQKDQKDEKNAKERAAELRKRVELLAANGGPEVKKAAQEALAAGTDKAIEEFLEKGYQIAAKKDADDRAAQEKAQKEAQEAAEKLRELAEKAKRAAEARTQLIGFHGDAVKALKDASNAMTSAAQASREADRMLSADRAGKRLSSYDSVKAEVERQVGYATAAATQAKVAASQAKVQADVLVETGLTYGTQWSEVASGIAEAADAAAKAAQTAQHAVDATAADAAALDGKNAAEAHEQQAKKWRANAEENAKAAAQLATAADKQAKVAANAAARAKQARLDAEKAEKEAWEHAQKTREARVEAQRQAKIAAEQRAIAERERNLAAQARARAERERDKAAAARSRAEAEARTAAAARAQAQAAAATAASARASAAEKEGIAAKADEKARGEETNARNARNDAFKAEQNHQAKEARAKATEAMAASGRGTAAAGEANAAAEAARADANTAGAAASQARGAADTASGAAVRARSAATEAAGAAARARAAAAEATAHAARANAAANNAEAAAARANHAANKAEAEYQATNAAALKANTKAAEATAQEARAGIAAHEASRLAGQAAIHANQALQAANRTKDEAEGAVREAAMARLQSTIAVQASGAARTTAAGIADPANTAIELTAPFTGKDVDADFATEVAKAAQETGEDQVKAAEAKAAEAVKAAEDAEAAAKRAGAQVAPAFKAAADAARSSANAARSAAAAMKSAAEAAADGAKARAAAASANKAEAQAKGDADLARQAANQAAKDAAAARKAADEAEAEAARARKAAAEADQHAAAANSAANQAEHEASVAQGAAAQAEKDAAAADKLATSAENHAKSAEEAAKNANKYAKEADEAANKAEEYEREQERKRRAEAAAQDGKGGGSKLSALQEEAVRTAGMTPEEYEEARKADKSISDFLKENGGKILEELLGLDDIKKCFTEGNVESCVWTLIGALPWGKALKVVKELPEISKTIYRVVTGFGKFIRESSTAKKLISKGQAAIDKFRRTPESCVRNSFTSETPVLMAGGSSKTIKNIRIGQQVLATDPSTGQTAMRAVTNVIVGEGQKHLVEITIGADGKAGNTIGTVQATDGHPFWVDNQRRWLDAKNLKAGDRLRTPNGELRQVLSTRAWTENRKVYNLSVEGIHTYYVRAGSTSVLVHNSNCGPYSHVSPSGNGIMATLNDEGLVEFVITSGPDTPRGGEMFKSALAHFGDKAKGVKAYWQNGGKLSDNLNSFNEAIRSGKSLEEAARSTFTGKMSTRSGFSKEVEVVELRGMPGEYTNVGVVFR, translated from the coding sequence GTGACCACCACAGTGGTCGTGACGCTGCTCGGCGGCATGACGAGCCAGGCAACGGCCGCAACCACAGAGCGCGCACACAACGCAGCCCAGAAAGCCGACTTCGCCCAGGCAGTGTCGGCCCTGGACCGCCTGGCCGCCACGCTGCCGAAGTCGTCCGCCACCCAGGCGGCTGCTCCGCGCTCGGAGCTTGACCGGATCAGCGCGGAGCGCGATCGCCAACTCGTCGAGGACTTCGCGGAGTTCGACGAGGAGGACGAGGTCCGCGAGGCTGCCAAGAAGGCCCTGGAGAGCGACGACCCGAACGCGATCCGGGAGTTCCTGGAGCACGGCGAGGCCGAGGCCCGCCAGCGCGCCAAGGACAAGAAGGACGGCAGCGACGCCGCGAATCGCAAGAAGATCGAGGCGATGCGCGGCACCGGCGGGCCGACGTTCAACGCCGAGGTCGAACGCGTTCTGGGCCCGAAGGCCACGGCCAAGGACCGTGAGGACTTCCTGGCCTTCGGCGCGGAGATCGCCCGCCAGAAGGACCAGAAGGACGAGAAGAACGCCAAGGAGCGCGCGGCCGAACTCCGCAAGCGCGTGGAGTTGCTGGCGGCCAACGGCGGCCCGGAGGTGAAGAAGGCCGCCCAGGAGGCGCTGGCCGCCGGCACCGACAAGGCGATCGAGGAGTTCCTGGAAAAGGGCTACCAGATCGCGGCGAAGAAGGACGCCGACGACCGGGCGGCCCAGGAGAAGGCTCAGAAGGAGGCCCAGGAGGCCGCCGAGAAACTGCGTGAGCTGGCCGAGAAGGCCAAGCGCGCGGCGGAGGCCCGCACGCAGCTCATCGGCTTCCACGGCGACGCGGTCAAGGCCCTCAAGGACGCGTCCAACGCGATGACGTCGGCGGCCCAGGCATCGCGTGAGGCCGACCGGATGCTCTCGGCCGACCGCGCGGGCAAGCGCCTGTCCTCCTACGACAGCGTCAAGGCCGAGGTCGAACGCCAGGTCGGCTATGCCACCGCGGCGGCCACGCAGGCGAAGGTCGCGGCGAGCCAGGCCAAGGTGCAGGCCGACGTCCTGGTGGAGACCGGTCTGACCTACGGCACGCAGTGGTCCGAGGTCGCCTCGGGCATCGCGGAGGCGGCGGACGCGGCGGCCAAGGCCGCTCAGACCGCCCAGCACGCCGTTGACGCCACGGCCGCCGACGCCGCGGCGTTGGACGGCAAGAACGCGGCCGAAGCGCACGAGCAGCAGGCCAAGAAGTGGCGGGCCAACGCCGAGGAGAACGCCAAGGCGGCAGCCCAACTGGCCACGGCCGCTGACAAGCAGGCCAAGGTCGCCGCGAACGCGGCCGCCCGTGCCAAGCAGGCCCGCCTCGACGCCGAGAAGGCCGAGAAGGAAGCCTGGGAGCACGCCCAGAAGACCCGTGAGGCCCGCGTCGAGGCCCAGCGCCAAGCCAAGATCGCCGCCGAACAGCGCGCGATCGCCGAACGCGAGCGCAACCTGGCCGCCCAGGCACGAGCCCGCGCCGAACGCGAACGCGACAAGGCGGCTGCGGCGCGGTCACGTGCGGAGGCCGAGGCGCGCACCGCGGCCGCGGCCCGCGCGCAGGCCCAGGCGGCCGCGGCCACGGCAGCCTCGGCACGCGCCAGCGCCGCCGAGAAGGAAGGCATCGCCGCCAAGGCGGACGAGAAGGCCCGCGGCGAGGAGACCAACGCCCGCAACGCCCGCAACGATGCGTTCAAGGCGGAACAGAACCACCAGGCCAAGGAGGCCCGGGCCAAGGCCACTGAGGCAATGGCCGCCTCGGGCCGCGGCACCGCAGCCGCCGGCGAGGCCAACGCCGCCGCAGAGGCGGCGCGGGCAGACGCCAACACCGCTGGTGCGGCGGCCAGTCAGGCTCGCGGCGCCGCCGACACGGCCAGCGGTGCCGCGGTACGCGCCCGTTCCGCGGCCACCGAAGCCGCAGGCGCCGCAGCCCGGGCACGGGCCGCAGCAGCCGAGGCCACCGCGCACGCGGCCCGCGCCAACGCCGCCGCCAACAACGCCGAAGCCGCCGCCGCACGCGCCAACCACGCCGCCAACAAGGCCGAGGCCGAGTACCAGGCCACCAACGCCGCGGCGCTGAAGGCCAACACCAAGGCAGCCGAGGCCACCGCCCAGGAAGCCCGCGCCGGCATCGCCGCGCACGAGGCATCCCGCCTGGCCGGACAGGCCGCCATCCATGCCAACCAGGCCCTGCAGGCGGCCAACCGCACCAAGGACGAAGCCGAGGGCGCGGTCCGCGAAGCGGCCATGGCCAGGCTCCAGTCCACCATCGCCGTCCAGGCGTCCGGGGCCGCCCGCACCACCGCGGCCGGCATCGCCGACCCGGCCAACACCGCCATCGAGCTGACGGCCCCCTTCACCGGCAAGGACGTCGACGCCGACTTCGCCACCGAAGTCGCCAAGGCCGCCCAGGAGACCGGCGAGGATCAGGTCAAGGCCGCAGAGGCCAAGGCCGCCGAAGCGGTCAAGGCCGCCGAGGACGCCGAGGCCGCCGCCAAGCGGGCAGGCGCCCAGGTCGCCCCTGCCTTCAAGGCCGCCGCCGACGCCGCCCGTTCCTCGGCCAACGCCGCACGGTCCGCGGCCGCGGCCATGAAGTCCGCAGCCGAAGCAGCCGCCGACGGCGCCAAGGCCAGGGCCGCCGCAGCATCCGCCAACAAGGCCGAAGCCCAAGCCAAGGGCGACGCCGACCTCGCCCGCCAAGCCGCCAACCAGGCCGCCAAGGACGCGGCAGCCGCACGCAAGGCAGCCGACGAAGCGGAAGCCGAAGCCGCACGGGCCCGCAAGGCAGCCGCCGAGGCAGACCAACACGCCGCCGCGGCCAACAGCGCCGCCAACCAGGCCGAACACGAAGCCAGCGTCGCCCAAGGCGCGGCAGCCCAGGCGGAAAAGGACGCCGCCGCCGCCGACAAACTCGCCACCTCCGCCGAAAACCACGCCAAGTCCGCGGAAGAAGCCGCCAAGAACGCCAACAAGTACGCCAAGGAAGCGGACGAGGCGGCAAACAAGGCCGAGGAGTACGAGCGGGAACAGGAACGCAAGCGGCGGGCGGAAGCGGCCGCGCAGGATGGTAAGGGCGGCGGTTCCAAGCTGAGCGCCCTCCAAGAGGAGGCAGTCAGAACTGCCGGCATGACGCCTGAGGAGTACGAGGAAGCTCGCAAGGCTGATAAGTCAATCAGTGACTTCCTCAAGGAAAACGGCGGCAAGATCCTCGAAGAGCTCCTCGGCCTTGACGACATCAAGAAGTGCTTCACCGAAGGCAACGTCGAGAGCTGCGTCTGGACTCTCATCGGGGCCCTCCCTTGGGGTAAGGCCCTCAAGGTCGTCAAGGAGCTCCCAGAGATCTCCAAAACCATCTATCGTGTCGTTACTGGCTTCGGGAAATTCATTCGTGAATCTTCTACAGCAAAAAAGCTGATCAGCAAGGGCCAAGCGGCCATTGACAAGTTCCGCAGGACCCCCGAATCCTGCGTACGGAACAGTTTCACCTCGGAAACACCGGTACTGATGGCCGGTGGCTCGAGCAAGACAATCAAGAATATTCGGATCGGGCAGCAGGTTCTGGCTACCGACCCCAGCACCGGACAGACCGCGATGCGGGCCGTCACCAATGTGATCGTCGGCGAGGGGCAGAAGCACCTGGTTGAGATCACCATCGGCGCAGACGGCAAAGCCGGGAACACCATCGGAACGGTCCAGGCCACCGATGGACACCCGTTCTGGGTGGACAACCAGCGACGTTGGCTGGATGCCAAGAACCTTAAGGCTGGCGACCGCCTTCGCACCCCCAACGGTGAACTGCGACAGGTCCTCAGCACTCGAGCATGGACCGAGAACCGCAAGGTCTACAACCTCAGCGTCGAAGGCATTCACACCTACTACGTGCGAGCGGGGTCGACATCGGTACTGGTCCACAATTCCAATTGTGGACCATACTCACACGTCTCACCGAGCGGTAACGGGATCATGGCAACTCTTAACGACGAGGGGCTCGTTGAATTTGTCATCACATCCGGTCCAGACACTCCCCGTGGCGGCGAGATGTTCAAGTCCGCCCTCGCCCACTTCGGCGACAAAGCCAAGGGAGTGAAGGCGTACTGGCAGAACGGCGGCAAGCTGAGCGATAACCTCAACTCCTTCAACGAGGCCATCCGTTCCGGAAAATCACTGGAGGAGGCTGCGCGATCCACTTTCACCGGAAAAATGTCCACACGGTCGGGCTTCTCGAAGGAAGTTGAAGTCGTCGAGTTGCGCGGCATGCCCGGAGAGTACACAAACGTTGGGGTCGTTTTCCGTTGA
- a CDS encoding tyrosine-type recombinase/integrase produces MATVYQRCKSDKRNVNYPCTKPRCGHAWTVRYREPGGAERQPSFEKKSQADAFADRLQHDKYEGLYLDPKRGEITLRAYAAEWLERQVISDSTYRNYESFLRIHLLPRLGDKTIAGVARKDVEAFVATLGKKLAASTVCDRMKMVTTEGIKLPRSATHAVDEDEIPTLYEVDLFAKQISPQYRLTVYLQAGAGLRISETLAFTTDCVRSDFLRVRRQVSAKAHRDDCKTRFKPLKHRAEGECRDVPLLAFLAEEIDMHLREWGTVTTAGMEVLFAPRDRGKGTMPTANTYAYHFRKALKNAGIVAPDGSPKYTPHTLRHFLASTALAHGVLLHEVSRWLGHTSIKTTVDVYGHLVPAAWERGRQALERALGPASADAPAVVPAAAAHRTAPAAGSPLDPVAGIGVPAGDSSAPDVPVCHLRRQEEEPFSLWWFSSS; encoded by the coding sequence ATGGCCACCGTCTACCAGAGGTGCAAGAGCGACAAACGCAACGTCAACTACCCGTGCACAAAGCCCCGGTGCGGACACGCGTGGACGGTCCGCTACCGCGAACCGGGCGGCGCTGAACGGCAGCCGAGCTTCGAGAAGAAGTCCCAAGCCGACGCTTTCGCCGACAGGCTGCAGCACGATAAGTACGAGGGCCTCTACCTCGACCCCAAGCGCGGTGAGATCACCCTGCGCGCCTACGCCGCGGAGTGGCTGGAGCGCCAGGTCATCAGCGACTCCACCTACCGCAACTACGAGAGCTTCCTGCGGATCCACCTCCTCCCTCGCCTGGGGGACAAGACGATCGCGGGGGTGGCGCGCAAGGACGTTGAGGCTTTCGTCGCGACGCTGGGGAAGAAGCTCGCCGCAAGTACGGTGTGCGACCGCATGAAGATGGTCACCACTGAGGGCATCAAACTGCCCCGTAGCGCGACGCACGCGGTCGACGAGGACGAGATCCCCACCCTGTACGAGGTCGATCTCTTCGCCAAGCAGATCTCACCCCAGTACCGCCTGACCGTGTACCTACAGGCCGGGGCGGGCCTGCGCATCAGCGAGACTCTGGCATTCACCACCGACTGCGTCCGCTCCGACTTCCTGCGCGTGCGCCGGCAAGTCAGCGCGAAGGCGCACCGCGACGACTGCAAGACCCGCTTCAAACCGCTCAAGCACCGGGCCGAGGGGGAGTGCCGGGACGTTCCCCTACTTGCCTTCCTCGCCGAGGAAATCGACATGCACCTGCGGGAGTGGGGAACGGTGACGACGGCGGGGATGGAGGTCCTGTTCGCGCCGCGCGACCGGGGCAAGGGCACCATGCCCACGGCGAACACTTACGCCTACCACTTCAGGAAGGCACTCAAGAACGCGGGCATCGTCGCGCCGGACGGGAGCCCGAAGTACACCCCGCACACCCTGCGCCACTTCTTAGCCTCCACCGCGCTGGCGCACGGGGTCCTTCTCCATGAGGTCTCCCGGTGGCTCGGGCACACGTCGATCAAGACGACGGTCGACGTCTACGGGCATCTGGTGCCCGCCGCGTGGGAGCGCGGCCGGCAGGCTCTGGAGCGGGCGCTGGGCCCGGCGTCCGCCGACGCGCCCGCGGTGGTGCCGGCGGCGGCTGCCCACCGGACCGCCCCGGCTGCTGGATCGCCGCTGGATCCGGTCGCCGGAATCGGAGTTCCCGCAGGCGACAGCTCAGCCCCCGATGTTCCGGTTTGTCACCTTCGAAGGCAGGAAGAAGAGCCTTTTTCGCTCTGGTGGTTCAGCTCTTCTTGA
- a CDS encoding helix-turn-helix domain-containing protein gives MTRGGSNRLLTVEEVAAWLRVSEVTVRNKYRVWGIRPQKIGRLLRFRERDIANYLEEHYG, from the coding sequence ATGACGCGAGGTGGGAGCAACCGGCTGCTGACCGTGGAAGAGGTCGCGGCGTGGCTGAGGGTCAGTGAGGTCACTGTCAGGAACAAGTACCGCGTCTGGGGGATCAGACCCCAGAAGATCGGACGCCTGCTGCGGTTCCGTGAGCGCGACATCGCCAACTACCTGGAGGAGCACTACGGGTGA